The Hoplias malabaricus isolate fHopMal1 chromosome X2, fHopMal1.hap1, whole genome shotgun sequence genomic interval CCAGCCTGTGAAGCACATATGACTCTGATTTTCCTCTGCCATGGTCTCTGAAATCTAGACCACGTGGCCAAGCTGAGCCACGTTGCGCCCACTCCAGCATGATGTGTCTGTCTTCCACTAAaagtcgagagagagagagtgagagctgtTCTGAACTGTACTCAGCTGTACAGAAAGCCTCTCTGTAATTACAATGACCTCTTCTGAAAGCAGTAAAGAGCCTCAGTTTATTTATAGTCTCTGTAAGCTCTCTCTGTATTTATCCAAGGATTTTTGAGACTTCAATTCATTTTTGGAGTGTGAGTATGTTGGGGATGTCAGTTACCATGAGTCACAGTCACACTACCGAGCATTATATGCATTGTAGGGCATTATAATATTTGAATACGTAATCctgagaaccagaaggacactgTCAAAAAGGTTAGGAGTGTGTTTGTTCTTTACACTTTCAGAATTTCAGAAACTGCAATATCAGGGGCACAGAAATGATCTTTCACTCTAAGGCATGGACCAAGGCTTTTTTATGACaaacttttaattaaattaattgtgTTTTGTGCTGAGGTAACACATGCCATATATGCTGACCCTATCAGACTGAATGTAAATGTGTGGATTtattgaatttgtatttatggattatattgatttaattttaaaagggGCCATGTGATAgctatgtttctttttttaaacttgaaTGGATGACAGCATGAAATTTAGGGTAATGGGATTAGTCTAGGGTTATGGCTAGGAATGGGCTAAATTCAGATTTCAGAtggaaataaaatgcaaaactaggtttaataaagttgtaattACGGCAGTGATATTAACTTTTAAAACGTTTGCTACATTATATCTTATACCTGGCATTAGGTTATATTcacataattaaattaatttgggAAGGTTACTGGCAATACAAAATAGAAATATCAAGCTGAGTGGGGACAACAGGGATATTGCCTTCTTGTTACGTCTTTGTCTGAGGTGATGGGCTTGCGTAATGAAGttttaaatgattatatatTGATACAGTTTTTCTTTCTTGATTGTTTTGATAAGAAAAGCCTCTATTAAGTCtttataaaatattgttttctatCGACAATACAACACAAATTATGCTACAAATTGCTACAAATTACAATTTTTTCTGCATCCTAATACCACACAAAGAAATGACTGTTATGTGTGTAGTTAACACAGTTGCATAAATGTGTGCAAGTCAATATAGTAATCTGAATGTATATTTCTCATTCCACTACCTTCCCCTGCCCTTGTGTTAGTGCTGCTGACGTGGGTGAACTGTTCCAGTGTACGTTGGGCTACACGCATCCAGGATTTCTTCACGATCGGCAAACTGCTTGCACTTGTTCTCATCATAGTTGTGGGCTTGGTACAAATTTGCAAAGGTACGTACTTGTGTAACAACAAAACACTTGACCTTGTCTCCTGATATCTTCTATGTCGTAATGCTAGATATAGCGCACAACCCTTATGTCTGTAGTTTACATAACCTTATTGAACTCTTGAAATATTGTGATCGAAAAAACTTGAGGCCCTTTCTTCTATGATTTTCCTGACCTCACATGAATGTTCTGGACATTTTACACAAAACCatgtttttaaattgaaatattATAACAGATATTTAATTTGTATCTGTTACCAAATCCAGCTTTGTATATTCAACACTCACTTCTCCTTTACCTTAGAGATGTGTGTAAAATTCAGTTCTGATATCATGTTCtcttattttactattttataaGATATATAAAGTATATTCATAGGCTCTCATTCCTTTGACTCAGTCATTGGAGTCAGCTGAAGATAACATTTAGATggcatgattaaaaataatttacttcCCTTCACTTTCAGTGGGGGCTGGCAGTAAGAGTGGGTTGAGTAGCATACACTCAGCACACACATCCGAGTCACTAAGTCAAACAGGAAGAGAACATAATGACCTCTTTGTGAAGGATTTTCTCTTTTCCTTATAGGCTTGATTTATGagtatgtgcatgtgtatgtgtacctgATTACAAATGTGGTCTTTTTATTTGGTCATAGCCAATTCTACCAAGGGGTTTAGTCGCTTGCTATGAAACTAcgcacagtttttttttctatcattCATTTGGGAAAAGTGACATGTTAATATTACTGTTAAATTTTGCTAATGCAAATTCATGCAAAAGTTCAGCAaatttggaggagaatgctaactaaTGCTAGCCAGTGCCAATTTTGTTAAAATGAAAAGATGCCCATATATCATAGCATAGCATTGAGTGATTGGGATGAATATAGAGGCCATTAAAGAGGCAGTTATACTGCACAAAGTTTCAGCCACAGACGATCTGCACACAAGTTGATGGAGACTCTGATACCTTCAGTGCGCTAATCCGGCCTTACTCTCAGGATTCtgtcagttgcattctgattggctctcttaATGATGGCAACCAGGAGCctcatatttatgtattttaaagtaAGGTGACTACTTCACAAGtacacaaattataaaaaaagaaaaaacttgaAACCCAccctgacacagggagaacacactaaactcctcaaagacagtcacccagagcaggactcgaacccccaaACCCAgatacctggagctgtgtgacagcaacactacttgctgcgccagcATACTGCCCCTGTAGTGAGTtaaaaatcgacaaaaatggagatacgtttttttaattggacagcactGACATCTTAAAAGATGACAGTTCAACATATTTTTTGCCCAAACTTTAACCTAATTTCTTCCTGCCATATTTGTAACATAGAGCTAAATTGTACAGAGAAGAACGTTCCACTCACGTAGAAGCATAAAACCATGGATTAATggtgaaaataaaaatcactggCACCTGCTGGTTTTATCTGGTATTGCCATGAGGATCATGGCCTTCTCTTTAACACATGAAGAAAGATTATGATTTACTTGCTGTATTGAAACTTTTAGCATGGATATTATTCTTGCAGCTGCATTAAACATTACAGGTTATTGCTTAAATGTGGCTGCAAATTTGAGTGAAAGCATGTTACTATGTTTTCCATAATTGTGTTTTCAATATGGAGCCATTTTAATGATTAAACTATGATTAGATTATTGCTTTCCTTGTTGAAGTATTGAGTTCAGGGAAACAGATGTAGTCCTGGTCTAAATAACAGAGCAGAGGCCAATATTTCTTAAGCTGAGACTGTGATGTTTTATAGTGATAACTTTGAGTGTGTCAAAATATTCATGTCCTTTTGTTCATgtcctcatttatttatttattttaaccacAGGCATTCTTCAAAAcaacagggagacaaatgagagagacacataaataaaatagaaaaggCACTGAAAGGCATTGCATATTCACAGTGATTATCTCAAAAAAAGTTCTAGGTTAAACACATCATTAAATGACCACTGGGGTGACTGGAATGTCCTTAACAGGTAGCATTATGCAATCAAAACAATTTCAGaacattagttattattataagAAGGTACAAGCAGTGAGGAATTTAGTTTTATGCAAGGAATTATCTACATGCTGTAGTTTTCAGTCTCTCTCATGACTTATTATCCTTCTTGCTTTTCTTGTATCACCTTCAATATCTTTGCctaggaaagaaaagaaaaaaaaaaaaatatatatatatatatatatatatatatatatatattggacattgtatatatttaaacagcTTTATAAATCTATGTAGGTTAGTTTGCTAATTTATTGTATTGTGCAAGGGCTATTTGTTTAATAAGAGATTTATTGGTTAAAGTGTTATAGCTCAGAAATTGAGCTAGAAAAATGTATGTTATTATTAAAAGGTAATAACAGGGGCTAATCTTCTCACTGGAAGTGAAAAGTGGAAACAGGGTTATTTgagattaaaatacattttgtttttgtcactTGTCACTAAACTAACTCCACACAAGCACTGCTATAGACCTGTAACTGCACTAGAGCAAAAAGGAAGTAAACCACTCACACTGTTCATTAACACCTGCAGCTGATGACCATGACAATTCTACACTAATGTCTGTTCTAATGTCTAGCAAATGTTTCGCATTGTTAtgtatgataataataaaaatgcctAATTACAATAAGCTGGAATTGAAGAGAATTCCCAGATTGATGTAATATCCTAGTAGTCCACTCATTGTCGAGTTCTCCTCCCAGCAACAAATCTGATACACAGCTTTGTGCCTTTTTATGTTCTTTCCATTTGACTTGAACAGATGGTGTAAAATAAACTGGCATATTGTCCACCTGTAGCTTTTATACACATATCTAGTAATCGCTTATGGACTTTGGACCCTCACGTtctcttctctgtttctcttctgtAGGGCACTATGATGCTTTGGAGCCACAGACAGCATTTGAGTTTATTCGAGATCCATCAGTGGGGCAGATCGCCCTGGCATTTCTGCAGGCCTCTTTTGCCTTCAGCGGCTGGAACTTCCTCAATTATGTTACAGAGGAAGTGGTAGAGCCTCGCAAGTGAGTTAAAAATTATGGACTCTTCAAGCACTAGAACTCCCATCCAATTCTCTCCTCACAAGACTGTGGATTTACTGGACTAGGCTTCAGTCTTGAGGCATTGGAGAGCAAGCTATTTCATTAATGTCATGTCAGAAGCGTTTACTAagctattttaatttaatataaatataaataagctATTTGTAATTTAATATATGGTTTCATGTGAGAAAGTCAAAATTAGTCATTTGTCATAAACATTCCTGCTCATCTCAAACTGTCGCCGTAGACAAAGTAGGAACTTTTGAGGAAGAAGCtgctttcatgttttttttttttttttaaggcttGCCTTTAAGGAAGGAAGTCATAAACATATATTTCCTTATTTCCTTAGGGTGAACCTAACCAAATATCACATGTACTAGACGCTACATCAGTATTATTTTGGTTTGGTGTATATCTGTATTGGCAACTGAATGTTGTAGTGAGGGAAACTAgattaaggaaaaaaaatgatgagGCTTAAGAATTAAATGGTACAttgaaaaatattacattacaaaCTATCAAATACTAACTTAAGGCTGGAAAACCCCTTTAACTTATAGGTTTGCACCATTCCTTTGTATGTATGCAATGTCTACACAAAGATAGATTTCTGACACTTGcgtatacagtaatccctcgctactttgcggttcatctttcgtggattcgctacttcgtgggcttttttattatttacatgtattagaagaggcctgtaggtgacaaaatatatcatttacaagtatttcttacgtacagtacatgtattgttcatgtccacatccgagtgaaatttactgacgctaaatcacagcttaggaattactctattaaagaaactggtaggatatcacatgtagttccagctgaaaaacattatagaatgactgcttaatgcaaagggtgggttgttaacagtaacagggaggtttttaaaagtccaaatactcgttaaatacataaaaaaatatctttcctctacttcgcggaaattcgtttttcgcgggtggtcttggaacgcatctccacgaaaaacgagggatcactgtatatattcacacaaattcacataacaacacatacacaaataacGCAGCAGTAActttagtgtgttttttatttaggaACTTGCCACGTGCAATCTACGTCTCCATTCCTCTGGTCACTTTAGTGTACACTCTAACAAACATTGCCTACTTCTCCTCCATGACGCCTGAGGAGCTGCTTGCATCAAATGCCGTTGCTGTGGTGAGTTACTTCTGATCCCAGTGCTTGGTTTTGTTTAGAAACTTCAGCCTGTGTCTACAATGAGAAAACAACTATTAGGGTTTTTGCTTCTCAGTTTGATATAACCTGTGTTGACTTGCAGACATTTGGTGAGAAGTTGTTGGGGATGTTCTCATGGGTGATGCCCATCTCCGTGGCCCTGTCCACATTTGGAGGGATTAACGGCTACTTGTTCACTTCCTCCAGGTGAGGACATGTGGACATTCTCAGAAAGTTGCATTAGTGCTGGGACAGCTGATTCATAAAtgaccatctcttcttcccagGTTGTGTTTCTCTGGAGCGAGGGAAGGCCATCTGCCCTACTTGCTGGCCATGATCCATCTAAAGAACTGCACACCGATCCCGGCTCTGCTTGTCTGTGTAAGAGAAACTATCTTTTtggtttatgtatttatttatttatttaaaaaatttgagCCAACAGATATAATTCATTTAGAAAGtactgtgtgaacatttatttatatttaatctttctttctttctgtttctccctATCTCAGTGTACTGCGACTATAGTGATCCTCTGTATTGGTGAGACTCACAACCTGATCAACTATGTGTCTTTTATAAACTACCTCTCATATGGAGTCACCATTGCTGGGTTGCTGTACTATCGCTGGAAAAAACCCAAACTTGTCCGACCGATTAAGGTAAACCTAGCTTAATCTTAGCGGCGAACTATTTCATTCGCTATAGTTaaggaaaaaaacacaccaacaccagtCCAGAACTAATGCTAGTTGCTTGTGCACAGTGCATTTCATCTTACTGTTAGGAGCTAGCACTGGGAGCTTTAAGACTTAGAGGTAATTATGCACAACCAATGTATTTTTGCATACACTACTATTCTAGTTGACAGTAGAGTTTGATTTATTGCTTAACACAGTCTCTTTCCAAGTTGACTACATTAATAGTCTAGTGATGTCTTGGAGTAACACTTCCCTGAATGTTTTAGAATTATTCATCTTCttgtaatataatattaataataacaataatatgttCAATTTATATAGTTAATATAGTAATTATATATGTGTTCCAAAGACTAGGAGCAGCAGCACTAAAGGATCTGCCATCCAAGGTTGTGTGTTTGGTATAAGGGACAGTAAGAAGTCCAGTGTTGGTAGATCTAAGTGTGAGAGGGGTACAGTAAGGGAGAATCAGATCAGAAAGTTAAACCGGAGCCAAGCCATGTAAAGCTTTAAAGGTTAAAAgaataattgtatattttataagAAAATTGACAGGGAGCCAGTCCAGTTGCTGGAGGACAGGTGTGATATGTGAAGTGCGCTGAGTAGATGTAAGAAATTTAGCTGCAGAGTTTTTGATGTATCTTATCTTTTCTTTATTCtgctatttcattcattcattcgtttacTTCCCTGAGTTTTACTAGATGTGTTTTCCAGGACTTACACCTTGTAGTTTTATGTTAACTTCAGAGATAAAAATGACCATTTCTGTTTTTGTAGCAGTGCACTTGTAAATTTATGTAACAAATTCTTCTTAGTACGGCTAGCACGCTGATAtactctcttttttcctctttgtaGGTGAATTTGTTGGTCCCGATCAGTTATCTTGTGTTTTGGGCAGTGCTACTGGGCTTCAGTCTGTATTCTGAGCCTGTAGTGTGTGGAATGGGCCTGGTCATCATGCTCACAGGAGTTCCTATCTACTTCATTGGAGTGCACTGGTCAGACAAGCCACGTTGGATCTATAGAGCAGTGGGTGAGTAAGACTACATCAATTATTTGCAAATAACTGTTGCTAAAATTTAAGAGGAAGACCATGCTGGAAACGTCTTTCTCCATCTTACTTTGCAGTATCTTCCTTCTGTTTGCTGAGATCTTTGCACACAGCACCATAGCCTCACCTCCTCCCTATTTCCTCTATGCTTATTTCTCAGTTCCACAACAACGATTTCTAATGGACAGCAAAAGcagttaaaaaatgaaaaataaaaagctgtcTGATGTCTCTCCTCTACATTTCTTCAGTCATTTCTTGTATAACAAATTGAAACTAAATCTgtctgcacacacactaaaatacaGTTTTCACACGGTCAGCAAGGTCAGCCTCTGTAGTTTGGATGCAATTCAAGCTATGTAACATTCCATTGCTGTCACAAATACAACAGGGTTCAATGTCCTAGAGCTAAACAAGTGTAACTCCATGCTGATGATACATATAAAGGTAAGGACATTTCAGTAAATGAAGATATCCCATTGAATTTGAATTCAGAATCTGGACAGAAGGCTGTGTACGTTAATTAGGGAGTGAAAGCTTTTTCAACAAATCACAGTTTGAGATTCAAATCATGGGACCAAGAGAAAAGCACATCACTCCTTCTGGAATTCCTGTCTGTGGATCTAAGCAGTAGCTTAGCTAATGGGTTTTAGAtgttagaaataaaataaaaaaaactgctcCATTATTTTAGAGCTAACATACCACTAGAAATCCCATAGATGCACTAACAGATACATTTATATTGAAGGCCTAGCTTTAGTGCTCACAGTTTACCGCTGATACATGATAATAGTTGAGCATTATGTATTATCAAACTACAATTTTCCCACACCATTAATCCAATTttgcgtgtgtgtttttcagagtGTGTGACGTATCTGGGGCAGAAggtgtgttatgttgtgttcCCTCAGGACGACCCTTCTGAGACAGAACCTCTCACAGAGAAAACGAAGAATTCAGAGCTTTGAGCAGCAagtcttccagaaaatgttcctGTCCCTTGTTTTTTGGGGGATTTTTAAATCTTTCGCAAAGTGTATTTTTGCAGGTGGAGTTGGCTTCCACCACAGTGCTACATGCTCCATTTTTTTCCAAGCACTTGAAaaaatttttttcattttcttatgTCATGCTTTCTCTGCCTGCTTTGTTGATAGGAGTTGTTGGCCTTTCAGAGGAACTATTTTCAACCAACCTCCACTCAGTGAGGCCTGAAGGcccttcttttaaaaaatactatGCATTCTGTGTATTATCTTGTGCCATGCAGGATCCTCTCTTTCTGATTTTTGTCGTTATTCGTTAACATCATCTGACATTTGATCTAACACggtgcgaatgtgtgtgtgtgtgtgtgtgcattgtgtgtgttagagagagagttggTTTGTGTAGGAAAAGTAATACACATATTTTTCTTCAATATTCACGATCTACACTCTTGAAAATAAAACTGgtaaaaagggttctttggaGAGATGCTAGGTTACAAATCTTAGTGACCTAAAGAATAGTTTTCGTAAATGTGGGTACAAAGCACTTTTTTAAAGTTGAATGATTTAAagaatatatactttttttctaGAATATTTTGTCCAAGCCAAGAACTTTATTTTCAAGAGTGTATAGTCAGTACGCGGTACCGTATAGTGTTTGCATGCATATAATATAAAGATAGTTTGCAAACAAAATAGTTCCGTTTTGTATCAGGTGTCTTTAAAGTCAGTCTGTCCACTTCTTAAGTTCTTAAGCACACGGCAAGGCTGGTGAAAATGGATATTCCGTATTAGCATACTCTTAAATGCttgaaatgtttataaatgctgaaatatatatatatatatattatatatataaatatataatgcagaaatataaatgaatttCTAAAACGCTTCTGATGAAAACATGATCATACACTAACGTTAacatgttatattaatatggaattatttacagtttttcacgATTGTTCAAACCATAT includes:
- the LOC136676921 gene encoding asc-type amino acid transporter 1-like, producing the protein MEGTEANRRNCAKSPESGALLNSEKNQSGSKERVTLKKEIGLLSACAIIIGNIIGSGIFISPKGVLEHAGSVGFSLIVWVLGGGICALGSLCYAELGVTIPKSGGDYSYVTEIFGGLVGFLLLWSAVWIMYPTTLAVIALTFSNYVLQPAFPNCLPPYIATRLLSTICILLLTWVNCSSVRWATRIQDFFTIGKLLALVLIIVVGLVQICKGHYDALEPQTAFEFIRDPSVGQIALAFLQASFAFSGWNFLNYVTEEVVEPRKNLPRAIYVSIPLVTLVYTLTNIAYFSSMTPEELLASNAVAVTFGEKLLGMFSWVMPISVALSTFGGINGYLFTSSRLCFSGAREGHLPYLLAMIHLKNCTPIPALLVCCTATIVILCIGETHNLINYVSFINYLSYGVTIAGLLYYRWKKPKLVRPIKVNLLVPISYLVFWAVLLGFSLYSEPVVCGMGLVIMLTGVPIYFIGVHWSDKPRWIYRAVECVTYLGQKVCYVVFPQDDPSETEPLTEKTKNSEL